A stretch of the Bacillus anthracis str. Vollum genome encodes the following:
- a CDS encoding YvrJ family protein, translated as MEEWIKMIGNVGFPIVVTLYLLHRIESKLDGVIVAIEKLPRQLLKYDDPRDKK; from the coding sequence ATGGAAGAGTGGATCAAGATGATAGGTAATGTAGGGTTTCCAATTGTTGTAACATTATATTTACTTCATCGAATTGAAAGTAAATTAGATGGGGTAATTGTTGCAATAGAGAAGTTGCCAAGGCAATTACTAAAGTACGATGATCCTCGCGATAAAAAATAA
- a CDS encoding 3-hydroxybutyrate dehydrogenase, translating into MVTNRVVFLTGAASGIGYEMGNTFAKEGAKVVITDRLEERAKEAAEQLQKEGFQAIGLKCDVTSEEEIEASISQTVNHFGSLDILINNAGMQHVSPIEDFPTEKFELLIKIMQIAPFIAIKHAFPIMKKQKYGRIINVASINGLVGFAGKAAYNSAKHGVIGLTKVAALEGATHGITVNALCPGYVDTPLVRNQLQDLATTRNVPLENVLEDVIYPLVPQKRLLQVQEIADYAMFLASEKAKGITGQAVVIDGGYTAQ; encoded by the coding sequence ATGGTTACAAATCGAGTTGTTTTTTTAACAGGTGCTGCAAGTGGTATTGGATATGAAATGGGAAACACTTTTGCAAAAGAAGGTGCAAAAGTTGTTATTACCGATCGTCTTGAAGAACGTGCAAAAGAAGCTGCTGAACAACTACAAAAAGAGGGCTTTCAAGCTATCGGCTTAAAATGTGATGTTACATCCGAAGAAGAAATAGAAGCATCCATTTCCCAAACTGTTAATCATTTCGGTTCATTAGACATATTAATTAATAACGCAGGAATGCAACACGTTTCACCAATTGAAGATTTCCCAACCGAAAAATTCGAGCTACTAATTAAAATTATGCAAATCGCTCCTTTTATCGCCATTAAGCATGCCTTTCCCATTATGAAAAAGCAAAAATATGGCCGAATTATTAATGTAGCTTCCATTAATGGCCTCGTTGGATTCGCTGGAAAAGCTGCTTATAATAGCGCAAAACATGGCGTAATTGGATTAACAAAAGTTGCCGCTTTAGAAGGGGCTACTCACGGAATTACTGTTAATGCACTTTGTCCCGGTTATGTCGATACCCCTCTCGTACGGAATCAATTACAAGACTTGGCCACCACACGAAATGTACCACTTGAAAATGTTTTAGAGGATGTCATTTATCCACTTGTCCCACAAAAACGCTTATTACAAGTACAAGAGATTGCTGATTATGCGATGTTTTTAGCGAGCGAAAAAGCGAAAGGTATAACTGGACAAGCTGTCGTTATCGATGGTGGTTATACCGCTCAATAA
- the mtnA gene encoding S-methyl-5-thioribose-1-phosphate isomerase produces the protein MSTVVRIPRSVSWKGDAIAVLNQTKLPHSTEYKTLTTIEEVWKSIVMLEVRGAPAIGIVAAFGLALASKKYTTLHIEEFQKKFNRDCNYLGTSRPTAVNLFWAIDRMRESIQEITTIKEAQKILEEEALRIQQEDEAVCRSIGEHALTCFKDGDNILTICNAGSIATARYGTALAPFYIGKEKGVRLHAYACETRPVLQGGRLTTWELKQAGIDVTLITDNTAAHAIQTKEISAIIVGADRIVANGDTANKIGTMNLAILAKYFDIPFYVAAPLSTFDITKQTGAEIVIEERDETEVTKIFGKQVAPVGTTVYNPAFDVTPNELITGIITEKGIIRGDYKREIASLFKKTS, from the coding sequence ATGAGTACAGTTGTTAGGATTCCGAGGTCTGTCAGTTGGAAAGGTGATGCCATTGCAGTATTAAATCAAACAAAGTTGCCGCATAGCACAGAATACAAAACATTAACGACGATTGAAGAGGTATGGAAAAGTATTGTCATGCTAGAAGTAAGAGGAGCACCTGCAATTGGAATTGTAGCTGCATTTGGCTTGGCGCTTGCATCAAAAAAATATACTACTTTACATATTGAAGAATTTCAAAAGAAGTTTAATAGAGATTGTAATTATTTAGGGACGTCACGCCCGACAGCAGTCAATTTATTTTGGGCAATCGATCGTATGAGAGAATCTATTCAAGAAATTACTACAATAAAAGAAGCGCAAAAAATATTAGAAGAAGAAGCGCTTCGTATTCAGCAAGAAGATGAAGCGGTATGCCGGAGTATTGGAGAACATGCATTAACATGCTTTAAAGACGGTGATAACATTTTAACAATTTGTAACGCTGGCAGTATTGCAACTGCTAGATATGGTACTGCATTAGCACCGTTTTATATTGGGAAAGAAAAAGGGGTACGGTTACATGCGTATGCGTGTGAAACGAGACCGGTTTTACAAGGCGGACGTTTAACGACCTGGGAATTAAAACAGGCAGGTATTGATGTAACACTTATTACAGATAATACGGCAGCTCATGCTATTCAAACGAAAGAAATAAGCGCGATTATTGTAGGAGCGGACCGAATTGTTGCAAATGGAGACACCGCAAATAAAATTGGAACAATGAATTTAGCTATATTAGCAAAGTATTTTGATATTCCGTTTTACGTTGCAGCTCCACTATCGACATTTGATATTACGAAACAAACAGGTGCAGAAATTGTTATTGAAGAAAGAGATGAAACAGAAGTTACGAAAATTTTTGGGAAACAAGTGGCACCAGTTGGAACTACTGTTTATAATCCTGCATTTGATGTAACACCGAATGAATTAATTACAGGTATTATTACTGAGAAAGGTATTATACGTGGAGATTATAAGCGAGAAATTGCATCATTGTTTAAAAAAACAAGCTAA